One region of Tamandua tetradactyla isolate mTamTet1 chromosome 6, mTamTet1.pri, whole genome shotgun sequence genomic DNA includes:
- the MTNAP1 gene encoding mitochondrial nucleoid-associated protein 1 isoform X4, protein MTQLSELDLYEVIFENSKCHQAAVEAAPVLVAGNRRHVYPEAWLLGLPGLLGPRRQDAALGKRMSDTPPRMEVCPYCKKSFKRLKSHLPYCKMLGPDISGDHKICQSKSTTLPRAKKMKAPVKDSIKATETDLQRKSEGRNTELVRNKSERTVKSLPLLAVGLERASNIKADEDMKNQVQLLLENTEPKLAFQDETKPQFYASENASPKREVAKDVPKSGESRSNLSESEGALLIGTMERSSSNQDRKYSPDLPTDIQTTSANLKLDKINPLQQELQLKLLDVPVGDYHHSCPMNVSDRVKKVRTLLSSSERASKATDHLSQLPTNKRNSETQKKNSQSQISGQRASPLGKIQVEENQDIIYGIQERGLNLGVEACGNKGNAEKNVSVVEMQEWTSVSNDSNNFNSHDSPREKKFQDENPSFNLFTLKETICNEFVSVSQSPNQSLPSLAIKFLQEEKSEASNHSQVTDVKALLESKEQSSLEPKSGCQPQALHIGCQQSLNLTQHHTSENTFTNHIDTADRKTQTSSMGLEWFPELYPSYLGLGVLPGKPQYWNTMAQNPQLISPQGERLLQASFYLGNPVHQT, encoded by the exons ATGACGCAACTATCTGAGTTAGACCTCTATGAGGTGATATTTGAAAACAGCAAGTGCCATCAGGCAGCTGTGGAGGCGGCCCCGGTCCTAGTAGCTGGGAATCGCAGGCATGTCTACCCTGAGGCCTGGTTGCTGGGGCTTCCCGGACTTTTAGGGCCTAGGCGTCAGGACGCCGCTCTGGG GAAAAGGATGAGTGATACTCCACCCAGAATGGAAGTATGTCCTTATTGTAAGAAGTCATTTAAACGATTAAAATCCCACTTGCCATACTGTAAGATGTTAGGGCCAGACATATCTGGTGATCATAAAATTTGTCAGTCCAAGTCAACTACACTACCTCGTGCTAAAAAAATGAAGGCGCCAGTCAAAGACTCAATTAAAGCTACAGAGACAGATTTACAGAGAAAAAGTGAAGGAAGAAATACTGAATTGGTAAGGAATAAATCAGAAAGGACAGTTAAGTCCTTGCCTTTATTAGCTGTTGGTTTGGAAAGAGCAAGTAATATAAAGGCAGATGAAGACATGAAGAATCAAGTTCAACTCTTGTTAGAAAATACTGAACCAAAACTTGCTTTCCAGGACGAGACAAAGCCTCAGTTTTATGCATCAGAAAACGCCTCTCCTAAAAGAGAGGTTGCCAAAGATGTGCCTAAGTCAGGGGAAAGTAGAAGTAATCTTTCAGAATCTGAAGGAGCTTTACTGATTGGCACAATGGAACGTTCGTCATCAAATCAAGATAGAAAATATTCTCCAGACTTACCTACTGACATACAAACCACTTCTGCTAATCTGAAATTGGACAAAATTAATCCACTACAGCAGGAGCTTCAGCTAAAGTTATTAGATGTGCCTGTTGGTGATTATCATCACAGTTGTCCCATGAATGTCAGTGACAGGGTTAAAAAAGTAAGAACATTACTGTCGAGCAGTGAAAGAGCCTCCAAAGCCACAGATCACCTCTCACAACTCCCCACTAATAAAAGAAACTCTGAGACTCAGAAAAAGAACTCACAATCACAAATTTCAGGCCAGAGAGCAAGCCCATTAGGTAAAATCCAAGTTGAGGAAAACCAGGACATCATATATGGCATTCAGGAAAGAGGACTGAACCTTGGAGTAGAAGCATGTGGAAACAaaggaaatgcagagaaaaatgTATCTGTGGTAGAAATGCAGGAGTGGACTTCCGTGAGCAATGACTCAAATAACTTCAACAGTCATGATTCACCCAgagagaagaaatttcaagatgaAAATCCAAGTTTCAATTTGTTCACTCTAAAAGAGACAATTTGCAATGAGTTTGTTTCTGTATCGCAGTCACCTAATCAAAGTCTTCCCTCTCTGGCTATAAAATTTCTTCAAGAAGAGAAATCAGAAGCCTCTAACCATAGTCAAGTCACTGATGTAAAGGCATTACTGGAGAGCAAGGAGCAGTCTTCTCTGGAGCCCAAATCTGGCTGTCAGCCCCAGGCATTACATAttggatgccagcagtctttaAATTTGACCCAACATCACACTTCTGAAAACACCTTTACCAATCATATTGATACTGCTGACAGAAAGACCCAGACCAGCTCCATGGGGCTGGAGTGGTTTCCAGAACTCTACCCTAGTTATCTGGGACTAGGGGTGTTGCCAGGGAAACCTCAGTATTGGAACACAATGGCCCAGAATCCTCAGCTCATCAGTCCCCAGGGGGAAAGACTTTTACAAG CTTCTTTTTACCTAGGCAATCCAGTGCACCAAACTTAA
- the MTNAP1 gene encoding mitochondrial nucleoid-associated protein 1 isoform X5 has protein sequence MTQLSELDLYEVIFENSKCHQAAVEAAPVLVAGNRRHVYPEAWLLGLPGLLGPRRQDAALGKRMSDTPPRMEVCPYCKKSFKRLKSHLPYCKMLGPDISGDHKICQSKSTTLPRAKKMKAPVKDSIKATETDLQRKSEGRNTELVRNKSERTVKSLPLLAVGLERASNIKADEDMKNQVQLLLENTEPKLAFQDETKPQFYASENASPKREVAKDVPKSGESRSNLSESEGALLIGTMERSSSNQDRKYSPDLPTDIQTTSANLKLDKINPLQQELQLKLLDVPVGDYHHSCPMNVSDRVKKVRTLLSSSERASKATDHLSQLPTNKRNSETQKKNSQSQISGQRASPLGKIQVEENQDIIYGIQERGLNLGVEACGNKGNAEKNVSVVEMQEWTSVSNDSNNFNSHDSPREKKFQDENPSFNLFTLKETICNEFVSVSQSPNQSLPSLAIKFLQEEKSEASNHSQVTDVKALLESKEQSSLEPKSGCQPQALHIGCQQSLNLTQHHTSENTFTNHIDTADRKTQTSSMGLEWFPELYPSYLGLGVLPGKPQYWNTMAQNPQLISPQGERLLQGNPVHQT, from the exons ATGACGCAACTATCTGAGTTAGACCTCTATGAGGTGATATTTGAAAACAGCAAGTGCCATCAGGCAGCTGTGGAGGCGGCCCCGGTCCTAGTAGCTGGGAATCGCAGGCATGTCTACCCTGAGGCCTGGTTGCTGGGGCTTCCCGGACTTTTAGGGCCTAGGCGTCAGGACGCCGCTCTGGG GAAAAGGATGAGTGATACTCCACCCAGAATGGAAGTATGTCCTTATTGTAAGAAGTCATTTAAACGATTAAAATCCCACTTGCCATACTGTAAGATGTTAGGGCCAGACATATCTGGTGATCATAAAATTTGTCAGTCCAAGTCAACTACACTACCTCGTGCTAAAAAAATGAAGGCGCCAGTCAAAGACTCAATTAAAGCTACAGAGACAGATTTACAGAGAAAAAGTGAAGGAAGAAATACTGAATTGGTAAGGAATAAATCAGAAAGGACAGTTAAGTCCTTGCCTTTATTAGCTGTTGGTTTGGAAAGAGCAAGTAATATAAAGGCAGATGAAGACATGAAGAATCAAGTTCAACTCTTGTTAGAAAATACTGAACCAAAACTTGCTTTCCAGGACGAGACAAAGCCTCAGTTTTATGCATCAGAAAACGCCTCTCCTAAAAGAGAGGTTGCCAAAGATGTGCCTAAGTCAGGGGAAAGTAGAAGTAATCTTTCAGAATCTGAAGGAGCTTTACTGATTGGCACAATGGAACGTTCGTCATCAAATCAAGATAGAAAATATTCTCCAGACTTACCTACTGACATACAAACCACTTCTGCTAATCTGAAATTGGACAAAATTAATCCACTACAGCAGGAGCTTCAGCTAAAGTTATTAGATGTGCCTGTTGGTGATTATCATCACAGTTGTCCCATGAATGTCAGTGACAGGGTTAAAAAAGTAAGAACATTACTGTCGAGCAGTGAAAGAGCCTCCAAAGCCACAGATCACCTCTCACAACTCCCCACTAATAAAAGAAACTCTGAGACTCAGAAAAAGAACTCACAATCACAAATTTCAGGCCAGAGAGCAAGCCCATTAGGTAAAATCCAAGTTGAGGAAAACCAGGACATCATATATGGCATTCAGGAAAGAGGACTGAACCTTGGAGTAGAAGCATGTGGAAACAaaggaaatgcagagaaaaatgTATCTGTGGTAGAAATGCAGGAGTGGACTTCCGTGAGCAATGACTCAAATAACTTCAACAGTCATGATTCACCCAgagagaagaaatttcaagatgaAAATCCAAGTTTCAATTTGTTCACTCTAAAAGAGACAATTTGCAATGAGTTTGTTTCTGTATCGCAGTCACCTAATCAAAGTCTTCCCTCTCTGGCTATAAAATTTCTTCAAGAAGAGAAATCAGAAGCCTCTAACCATAGTCAAGTCACTGATGTAAAGGCATTACTGGAGAGCAAGGAGCAGTCTTCTCTGGAGCCCAAATCTGGCTGTCAGCCCCAGGCATTACATAttggatgccagcagtctttaAATTTGACCCAACATCACACTTCTGAAAACACCTTTACCAATCATATTGATACTGCTGACAGAAAGACCCAGACCAGCTCCATGGGGCTGGAGTGGTTTCCAGAACTCTACCCTAGTTATCTGGGACTAGGGGTGTTGCCAGGGAAACCTCAGTATTGGAACACAATGGCCCAGAATCCTCAGCTCATCAGTCCCCAGGGGGAAAGACTTTTACAAG GCAATCCAGTGCACCAAACTTAA
- the MTNAP1 gene encoding mitochondrial nucleoid-associated protein 1 isoform X2: MTQLSELDLYEVIFENSKCHQAAVEAAPVLVAGNRRHVYPEAWLLGLPGLLGPRRQDAALGKRMSDTPPRMEVCPYCKKSFKRLKSHLPYCKMLGPDISGDHKICQSKSTTLPRAKKMKAPVKDSIKATETDLQRKSEGRNTELVRNKSERTVKSLPLLAVGLERASNIKADEDMKNQVQLLLENTEPKLAFQDETKPQFYASENASPKREVAKDVPKSGESRSNLSESEGALLIGTMERSSSNQDRKYSPDLPTDIQTTSANLKLDKINPLQQELQLKLLDVPVGDYHHSCPMNVSDRVKKVRTLLSSSERASKATDHLSQLPTNKRNSETQKKNSQSQISGQRASPLGKIQVEENQDIIYGIQERGLNLGVEACGNKGNAEKNVSVVEMQEWTSVSNDSNNFNSHDSPREKKFQDENPSFNLFTLKETICNEFVSVSQSPNQSLPSLAIKFLQEEKSEASNHSQVTDVKALLESKEQSSLEPKSGCQPQALHIGCQQSLNLTQHHTSENTFTNHIDTADRKTQTSSMGLEWFPELYPSYLGLGVLPGKPQYWNTMAQNPQLISPQGERLLQGSTFFYQNKVFCLSTRKS, translated from the exons ATGACGCAACTATCTGAGTTAGACCTCTATGAGGTGATATTTGAAAACAGCAAGTGCCATCAGGCAGCTGTGGAGGCGGCCCCGGTCCTAGTAGCTGGGAATCGCAGGCATGTCTACCCTGAGGCCTGGTTGCTGGGGCTTCCCGGACTTTTAGGGCCTAGGCGTCAGGACGCCGCTCTGGG GAAAAGGATGAGTGATACTCCACCCAGAATGGAAGTATGTCCTTATTGTAAGAAGTCATTTAAACGATTAAAATCCCACTTGCCATACTGTAAGATGTTAGGGCCAGACATATCTGGTGATCATAAAATTTGTCAGTCCAAGTCAACTACACTACCTCGTGCTAAAAAAATGAAGGCGCCAGTCAAAGACTCAATTAAAGCTACAGAGACAGATTTACAGAGAAAAAGTGAAGGAAGAAATACTGAATTGGTAAGGAATAAATCAGAAAGGACAGTTAAGTCCTTGCCTTTATTAGCTGTTGGTTTGGAAAGAGCAAGTAATATAAAGGCAGATGAAGACATGAAGAATCAAGTTCAACTCTTGTTAGAAAATACTGAACCAAAACTTGCTTTCCAGGACGAGACAAAGCCTCAGTTTTATGCATCAGAAAACGCCTCTCCTAAAAGAGAGGTTGCCAAAGATGTGCCTAAGTCAGGGGAAAGTAGAAGTAATCTTTCAGAATCTGAAGGAGCTTTACTGATTGGCACAATGGAACGTTCGTCATCAAATCAAGATAGAAAATATTCTCCAGACTTACCTACTGACATACAAACCACTTCTGCTAATCTGAAATTGGACAAAATTAATCCACTACAGCAGGAGCTTCAGCTAAAGTTATTAGATGTGCCTGTTGGTGATTATCATCACAGTTGTCCCATGAATGTCAGTGACAGGGTTAAAAAAGTAAGAACATTACTGTCGAGCAGTGAAAGAGCCTCCAAAGCCACAGATCACCTCTCACAACTCCCCACTAATAAAAGAAACTCTGAGACTCAGAAAAAGAACTCACAATCACAAATTTCAGGCCAGAGAGCAAGCCCATTAGGTAAAATCCAAGTTGAGGAAAACCAGGACATCATATATGGCATTCAGGAAAGAGGACTGAACCTTGGAGTAGAAGCATGTGGAAACAaaggaaatgcagagaaaaatgTATCTGTGGTAGAAATGCAGGAGTGGACTTCCGTGAGCAATGACTCAAATAACTTCAACAGTCATGATTCACCCAgagagaagaaatttcaagatgaAAATCCAAGTTTCAATTTGTTCACTCTAAAAGAGACAATTTGCAATGAGTTTGTTTCTGTATCGCAGTCACCTAATCAAAGTCTTCCCTCTCTGGCTATAAAATTTCTTCAAGAAGAGAAATCAGAAGCCTCTAACCATAGTCAAGTCACTGATGTAAAGGCATTACTGGAGAGCAAGGAGCAGTCTTCTCTGGAGCCCAAATCTGGCTGTCAGCCCCAGGCATTACATAttggatgccagcagtctttaAATTTGACCCAACATCACACTTCTGAAAACACCTTTACCAATCATATTGATACTGCTGACAGAAAGACCCAGACCAGCTCCATGGGGCTGGAGTGGTTTCCAGAACTCTACCCTAGTTATCTGGGACTAGGGGTGTTGCCAGGGAAACCTCAGTATTGGAACACAATGGCCCAGAATCCTCAGCTCATCAGTCCCCAGGGGGAAAGACTTTTACAAG